DNA sequence from the Chelatococcus sp. HY11 genome:
TCTTCTCATCGGCATCGTTGGAATCGACGTGACATCGGGAGCGAACCGTTTTGCATTTGGTATACCGGAACTTTCGGATGGAATTGGAATCATTCCTGTAGCGATGGGAATGTTTGGACTGGGAGAAATCATTCATAATCTTCAGGCCAACGAGGGTGAGCGAACCGCATACAAGGCAGCTCTCGGCGGCATGTTGCCGAGCCGGAAGGAAATGCGCCAGATCACGTCGCCGATCCTCAGAGGGACCGTCATCGGCACGATCCTTGGCATACTCCCAGGAGGCGGCGCACTGCTGTCTTCGTTTGCATCGTATGCGATAGAAAAAAAGCTCTCGAAGGACCCTAGCCGTTTTGGTCGTGGCGCAATCGAAGGCGTGGCCGGTCCAGAATCGGCTAATAACGCTGGCGCCCAGACATCTTTCATTCCGTTGCTCACGCTCGGGATCCCCTCCAATGTCATCATGGCGTTGATGGCAGGCGCAATGATCATGCACGGAGTGCAGCCCGGCCCGGCCGTCGTACGCGAGCAACCCGCGCTGTTCTGGGGCATGATCGCATCGATGTGGATTGGCAACCTTATGCTTGTCATTCTCAATCTGCCGCTGATCGGTATTTGGGTTCGTCTGCTGACGATCCCTTACAAATATCTCTTCCCGTCGATCATGGTGTTCTGCGCCATCGGCGTCTTCACTATTGGCGGGAGCCAAGTCGATATATACGTGATGGTGATCTTTGGATTCATGGGTTTCATATTCCGGAGACTGGATGCAGAGCCCGCGCCGCTCCTCATGGGAATGATCCTGGGTCCGATGATGGAAGAATATTTGCGTCGTGCGATGCTCATCTCGCGCGGCGACGCCACGGTATTTCTGCTGCGCCCGATCAGCGCGACATTGCTAGCGCTTTCGGTCGCGGCAGTTCTGCTGGTTGCCTTTCCAGCCATCCGTCGCAAACGCGACGAAGCTCTGCAGGATTGATGCAAATTGGACAGCAGTAGCAAGCATCAACCTGTCGTCATCGTCGGAGGCGGGCAAGCCGGGTTCCAGGTGGCGGCCTCATTGAGGCAGGCAGGTTTTGCGGAGCCACTTCTCATCATCAGCGACGAAAACCATCTGCCTTATCAACGCCCACCTTTATCGAAGTCGTATCTCAATGACGGTGCAGCGCCAGAGAGCCTCCACTTTCGTCCGCAGGAGTTTCTTGAAAGCAACAGGATCGACTTTGAGAACAGCACTTTGGTTCAGGCCATAGATCGGCAAGCAGGCAAGATCGTTACGTCGAAAGGAAAAAATCGGTCATTCAGCCGGCTCGTGATTGCAACAGGCTCACGCAACCGGGCCTTGCAAGTCCCTGGCGCGCAGTTGAAGGGCGTCGTCGGTCTCCGGACGATTGCCGATGCCGAGTATGTTCGTTCATTGCTTCTCGATGCGGAAGATGTCGTGATCGTCGGTGCGGGATTTGTCGGTCTCGAACTCGCATCTCATTCCGCGAAACGTGGCCACCGGGTAACCGTCGTGGAGGCGGCCGAAAGAGCTATGCAGCGTGTGGCATCACCGCAAGTATCGGCTGTCTTCGCTCGAGCGCACGCGCAAAATGGTGTGATGTTTCGCTTCCGTAGCGGCGTCGTGAAGCTGTTGGGTGAAGCCGGTCATGTCAGCGCTGTTGAGTGTGACAACGGCGACATTATAAGAGCCGATTTGGTGCTAGTCGGAATTGGCGTCATACCGAACACCGAACTGGCAGCCGAGGCTGGCTTACCGGTCAACAATGGTATCGTCGTCGATGAGCGTCTTCGCACAGCCGACCCTCGCATTTCCGCCATAGGCGACTGCGCGAATCATCCAAGCCGCTTCGCGTTGAACTCCGTGCGAATTGAATCCGTGCAGAATGCTACCGATCAGGCTCGCCATGTCGCGTTGAGTCTTTCAAACGGGACGGACGAACCTTATGCTGCGGTTCCGTGGTTCTGGAGTGAGCAGGGCAAGTTGAGGCTTCAGATCGTCGGGCTATCCCACGGGGTTGATCATTGGGTAATGCGTGGAGAGCCAGACTCGCACGCATTCTCCGTCTTTGGCTATCGCGGGTCGAAGCTCGCCGTTGTAGAATCCGTGGGTCGCCCGGCTGACCATGTCCTCGCACGAAGGTTAATCGGAGCCGACATTGATGTCCCGCCGGAAATGGCAGCCGACCCGTCGCGTGACATCAAAAGCCTAGCCTGGTTGGCTACCTAGGGTCCG
Encoded proteins:
- a CDS encoding tripartite tricarboxylate transporter permease, translated to MDLLQNLVLGFETAATGQNLLYCFVGCFLGTLIGVLPGLGPAATIAMLLPATFALDPTAALIMLAGIYYGAQYGGSTTAILVNLPGESSSVVTAIDGYQLARQGKAGLALSTAALGSFFAGSVATLVIAMFAPALSSTALLFSAPEYFSLMVLGLIASAVLAHGSLVNALGMILLGLLIGIVGIDVTSGANRFAFGIPELSDGIGIIPVAMGMFGLGEIIHNLQANEGERTAYKAALGGMLPSRKEMRQITSPILRGTVIGTILGILPGGGALLSSFASYAIEKKLSKDPSRFGRGAIEGVAGPESANNAGAQTSFIPLLTLGIPSNVIMALMAGAMIMHGVQPGPAVVREQPALFWGMIASMWIGNLMLVILNLPLIGIWVRLLTIPYKYLFPSIMVFCAIGVFTIGGSQVDIYVMVIFGFMGFIFRRLDAEPAPLLMGMILGPMMEEYLRRAMLISRGDATVFLLRPISATLLALSVAAVLLVAFPAIRRKRDEALQD
- a CDS encoding FAD-dependent oxidoreductase is translated as MDSSSKHQPVVIVGGGQAGFQVAASLRQAGFAEPLLIISDENHLPYQRPPLSKSYLNDGAAPESLHFRPQEFLESNRIDFENSTLVQAIDRQAGKIVTSKGKNRSFSRLVIATGSRNRALQVPGAQLKGVVGLRTIADAEYVRSLLLDAEDVVIVGAGFVGLELASHSAKRGHRVTVVEAAERAMQRVASPQVSAVFARAHAQNGVMFRFRSGVVKLLGEAGHVSAVECDNGDIIRADLVLVGIGVIPNTELAAEAGLPVNNGIVVDERLRTADPRISAIGDCANHPSRFALNSVRIESVQNATDQARHVALSLSNGTDEPYAAVPWFWSEQGKLRLQIVGLSHGVDHWVMRGEPDSHAFSVFGYRGSKLAVVESVGRPADHVLARRLIGADIDVPPEMAADPSRDIKSLAWLAT